One region of Thunnus thynnus chromosome 14, fThuThy2.1, whole genome shotgun sequence genomic DNA includes:
- the LOC137197196 gene encoding ubiquitin-conjugating enzyme E2 D4-like, which yields MALKRIQKELNDLQRDPPASCSAGPVGEDMFHWQATITGPNDSPYHGGVFFLSVHFPTDYPFKPPKVAFTTKIYHPNINSNGSICLDILRSQWSPALTVSKVLLSICSLLCDPNPDDPLVPDIAHIYKSDRQKYNKVAREWTQRYAM from the exons ATGGCTTTAAAAAGAATACAGAAG GAGTTGAATGACTTACAGAGGGATCCTCCTGCTTCATGTTCAGCTGGACCTGTAGGGGAGGACA TGTTTCACTGGCAAGCAACCATCACGGGACCG AATGACAGCCCATATCATGGAGGAGTGTTCTTCCTTTCTGTCCATTTCCCCACTGACTACCCCTTTAAACCACCAAAG GTTGCCTTTACAACCAAAATCTATCACCCAAACATAAACAGCAATGGTAGCATCTGCCTTGACATCTTGAGGTCACAGTGGTCGCCTGCCCTTACTGTATCAAAAG ttttattaTCCATATGCTCTTTGCTATGTGACCCAAATCCAGATGATCCGCTTGTCCCAGACAttgcacacatatacaaatcAGACAGACAAAA ATACAACAAAGTTGCCAGAGAATGGACTCAGAGGTATGCAATGTGA